A portion of the Lolium rigidum isolate FL_2022 chromosome 1, APGP_CSIRO_Lrig_0.1, whole genome shotgun sequence genome contains these proteins:
- the LOC124678630 gene encoding EEF1A lysine methyltransferase 4-like isoform X2 → MTGAASQAYGEAWYWDERYRKEAGPFDWYQKYPALAPLLRLYVRPHQRLLLVGCGNSVFGENMVDDGYQDVVNIDISSVVIEQMKKKYHDKPQLKYTKMDVKNMSDFESGSFDAVIDKGTLDSLMCGQNSQEHAMKMLREVNRILKDNGIYIMITYGDPSYRLHLLKDLQLWTVKLHVIDRWERSSKQTWDLTKPLPLHEDSTSIIGLLGPKPDVHYIYVCIKGNDSPRVGSKAVANESAN, encoded by the exons ATGACGGGGGCGGCGTCGCAGGCGTACGGGGAGGCGTGGTACTGGGACGAGCGGTACCGCAAGGAGGCCGGCCCCTTCGACTGGTACCAGAAGTACCCCGCCCTCGCGCCGCTGCTCCGCCTCTACGTGCGCCCGCACCAGCGCCTCCTGCTCGTCGGGTGCGGCAACTCCG TTTTTGGTGAAAACATGGTTGATGATGGTTACCAAGATGTCGTCAACATTGATATATCGTCAGTGGTGATTGAACAAATGAAGAAGAAATACCATGACAAGCCTCAACTGAAAT ATACAAAGATGGATGTAAAGAACATGTCAGACTTTGAGTCTGGTTCATTTGATGCTGTTATCGACAAAG GAACACTAGATTCTCTTATG TGCGGCCAAAATTCACAAGAGCATGCGATGAAGATGCTAAGGGAGGTCAACAG AATTCTCAAGGATAATGGAATCTATATTATG ATCACTTATGGGGATCCAAGTTATCGATTGCATCTCCTGAAGGACCTGCAACTTTGGACGGTAAAGCTTCATGTTATAG ATAGGTGGGAGAGAAGTTCTAAACAGACGTGGGATCTGACGAAGCCATTGCCTTTACATGAGGATAGCACATCCATTATTGGCCTTCTGGGTCCAAAACCTGACGTTCACTATATTTATGTTTGTATAAAG GGCAATGACAGTCCGAGGGTAGGCTCGAAGGCTGTAGCCAATGAATCAGCCAACTGA
- the LOC124702241 gene encoding serrate RNA effector molecule-like, whose protein sequence is MAEVAGASNSPPPSASGGSGDRKRGRSSPVLPPPPPGAPPPGAQNKRQRPEGGGFDRRRLGGGGQDDRRFGNDHGGQGRHSNRGPDWHDSGRGGWNEGSGNSRREGLMSYKQFMQELEDDVSPVEAQRRYEEYKSEYISTQKKAYFALHKNDDWLRNKYHPTNLESVMERRNELARATANEFFQDLQSGSLDVGPGLTSSAAHKSGNNDVNANGKKGKFGKGPDDLYYSAPKAHPVSSEPRRISIDIDQAQALICKLDSEKGVENNVLSSSDDDKADRGSHGSMGPIVIIRGASTVKGLEGVELLDTLVTYLWRIHGVDYYGMSETNEPKGLRHVKADSRTYDGASSNTAEWEEKLDSFWQDRIQGQDPLEILKAKEKIDVAASEVLDPYVRKIRDEKYGWKYGCGAKGCTKLFHASEFVTKHLKLKHTDFVVELTSKVREDIYFENYMNDPKAPGGTPIMQQSAPREKGRHRPPIESRLRDERGQRFDKNADSSNHDGSSENPDDPMYDSYGDPAVNGDFPADAPPMLVPVPGAGPLGPFIPAPPEVAMRMLREQGGPPPFEPAAGPRPRKAGRGGGPPMGGPSPMLNAPFPPMHDPRMQDPRKIRSYQDLDAPGDEVTVLDYRSL, encoded by the exons ATGGCCGAGGTCGCCGGGGCCTCCAACTCCCCTCCCCCATCCGcctccggcggcagcggcgaccgCAAGCGCGGCCGCTCCTCGCCCgtgctcccgccgccgccccccggcGCCCCCCCGCCGGGCGCGCAGAACAAGAGGCAGCGCCCAGAGGGAGGCGGGTTCGACCGGCgccgcctcggcggcggcgggcaggacGACAGGAG GTTCGGGAATGATCATGGTGGCCAGGGTCGACACAGCAACCGTGGACCAG ATTGGCATGATTCTGGGCGTGGTGGATGGAACGAAGGCTCGGGCAACTCTCGTAG GGAAGGCCTGATGTCTTACAAGCAGTTCATGCAGGAGCTTGAAGATGATGTTTCACCTGTTGAAGCTCAACGCAG ATATGAGGAGTACAAGTCAGAGTACATTTCAACTCAGAAGAAAGCTTACTTTGCCCTTCATAAGAATGACGATTG GTtgagaaacaagtaccatcctacTAACCTTGAATCCGTTATGGAAAG AAGGAATGAACTTGCAAGAGCTACTGCAAATGAATTCTTCCAAGATTTGCAAAGTGGAAGTTTGGACGT TGGTCCAGGATTAACGAGTTCTGCAGCGCACAAATCTGGAAATAATGACGTGAATGCCAATGGAAAAAAGGGGaagtttggaaagggtcctgatgATTTATACTATTCTGCTCCTAAGGCTCATCCAGTTAGTTCTGAGCCTCGAAGAATTAGCATTGACATTGATCAAGCTCAAGCTCTCATCTGTAAACTTGATTCTGAGAAGGGTGTTGAGAACAATGTTCTATCTAGTAGTGATGACGACAAAGCAGACCGGGGATCACATGGTTCAATGGGACCAATTGTGATAATACGGGGCGCATCTACTGTGAAGGGTCTTGAGGGTGTTGAGCTGCTGGACACTCTTGTCACCTATTTGTGGCGTATCCATGGTGTGGATTATTATGGCATGTCTGAGACAAATGAGCCGAAAGGCCTAAGGCATGTGAAAGCAGACTCAAGGACGTATGATGGGGCTAGCTCAAATACAGCTGAATGGGAGGAGAAACTTGATTCATTCTGGCAAGACAGGATTCAAGGTCAGGATCCATTGGAAATATTGAAAGCAAAGGAGAAGATCGATGTAGCTGCTAGTGAAGTGTTAGATCCATATGTGAGGAAAATAAGGGATGAGAAGTATGGATGGAAATATGGTTGTGGAGCCAAGGGCTGCACAAAGCTTTTCCATGCTTCTGAATTTGTCACGAAGCATCTCAAACTCAAGCATACTGATTTTGTGGTGGAGCTGACTTCAAAAGTGAGAGAGGATATTTATTTTGAGAACTATATGAA TGATCCCAAGGCGCCTGGGGGAACGCCGATCATGCAACAATCTGCTCCA AGGGAAAAGGGCAGACATCGGCCTCCAATTGAGAGTCGGCTGAGAGATGAACGTGGCCAAAGATTTGACAAAAATGCTGATTCATCAAACCATGATGGATCCAGTGAAAACCCTGACGATCCAATGTATGATTCTTATGGTGATCCGGCTGTGAATGGTGACTTTCCAGCAGATGCTCCTCCAATGCTGGTGCCTGTGCCTGGTGCTGG CCCACTAGGACCTTTTATCCCTGCACCACCGGAGGTTGCAATGCGTATGTTGAGGGAGCAGGGCGGGCCACCACCTTTTGAACCAGCTGCTGGTCCACGTCCTAGGAAAGCAGGAAGGGGTGGTGGTCCCCCAATGGGTGGTCCATCACCAATGCTCAATGCTCCTTTTCCTCCGATGCATGATCCTCGTATGCAAGATCCCCGTAAAATACGAAG CTATCAAGATCTCGACGCTCCTGGAGATGAAGTGACAGTTTTGGACTATCGGAGCCTGTAG
- the LOC124702339 gene encoding uncharacterized protein LOC124702339, with product MEALSGAAASSSLLPTFPACQPPSRVALRARPCGPLRAAGGGGGGSKDEAVRPNGTPSIKSKSDPSLNGALSPVTSEKPHKTVSANTTPDSSGSRAGLFRTPISGGVQSATFAHGLPPPALAVRNLMEQARFAHLCTVMSGMHHRRAGYPFGSLVDFANDSMGHPIFSLSPLAIHTRNLLSDPRCTLVVQVPGWSGLSNARVTIFGDVYPLPAEQQEWAHKQYVAKHQQWASQQWGNFYYYRMQNISDIYFIGGFGTVAWVDVKQYEVMQPDKIAVDGGEQSLKELNAIFSKPLREFMSAEGEVDDAALISVDSKGIDIRVRQGAQFNIQRLAFDVPYKVETLEEAKRALHKIIKTGSK from the exons ATGGAGGCtctctccggcgccgccgcctcctcctccctcctcccgacCTTCCCCGCCTGCCAGCCGCCATCCCGCGTAGCGCTCCGCGCCCGCCCCTGCGGGCCCCtccgcgcggccggcggcggcggcggcgggagcaagGACGAAGCCGTCAGGCCGAACGGGACTCCCTCCATCAAG TCCAAGAGCGATCCAAGTCTAAATGGAGCTCTCTCGCCGGTCACATCTGAAAAGCCGCACAAGACCGTATCAGCCAATACTACTCCTGACTCGAGCGGATCCAGAGCTGGCTTGTTCAGAACTCCTATTTCTGGTGGTGTGCAGAGCGCAACTTTTGCCCATGGTTTGCCTCCACCAGCTTTGGCTGTTCGCAATTTAATGGAACAG GCGAGATTTGCTCATCTATGCACTGTCATGTCTGGCATGCATCATCGACGCGCTGGATACCCATTTGGTTCACTTGTTGATTTTGCTAATGACTCAATGGGCC ACCCAATATTTTCTCTATCGCCGTTAGCAATCCACACAAGAAACTTGCTCTCCGATCCAAGATGCACACTTGTTGTCCAG GTGCCTGGATGGAGTGGGCTGTCTAATGCGCGTGTCACGATATTTGGTGATGTCTACCCTTTGCCAGCTGAACAACAG GAATGGGCTCATAAGCAATATGTAGCAAAACATCAACAGTGGGCATCTCAGCAGTGGGGAAATTTTTACTACTACAGGATGCAGAACATAAG TGACATATACTTCATTGGAGGCTTTGGCACTGTTGCATGGGTTGATGTGAAACAGTACGAAGTTATGCAACCTGACAagatagcagttgacggtggcgAACAAAGCTTAAAG GAGTTGAATGCAATTTTCTCTAAACCACTTCGAGAGTTCATGTCCGCGGAAGGGGAGGTTGATGATGCTGCTCTTATATCAGTAGACAGCAAAGGAATAGACATACGGGTTCGCCAGGGGGCACAG TTCAACATTCAGAGGCTTGCGTTTGATGTGCCGTACAAGGTGGAGACTCTAGAGGAGGCCAAGAGAGCACTGCATAAGATAATCAAGACAGGCAGCAAATAA
- the LOC124678630 gene encoding EEF1A lysine methyltransferase 4-like isoform X1, whose amino-acid sequence MTGAASQAYGEAWYWDERYRKEAGPFDWYQKYPALAPLLRLYVRPHQRLLLVGCGNSVFGENMVDDGYQDVVNIDISSVVIEQMKKKYHDKPQLKYTKMDVKNMSDFESGSFDAVIDKGTLDSLMCGQNSQEHAMKMLREVNRILKDNGIYIMITYGDPSYRLHLLKDLQLWTVKLHVIADRWERSSKQTWDLTKPLPLHEDSTSIIGLLGPKPDVHYIYVCIKGNDSPRVGSKAVANESAN is encoded by the exons ATGACGGGGGCGGCGTCGCAGGCGTACGGGGAGGCGTGGTACTGGGACGAGCGGTACCGCAAGGAGGCCGGCCCCTTCGACTGGTACCAGAAGTACCCCGCCCTCGCGCCGCTGCTCCGCCTCTACGTGCGCCCGCACCAGCGCCTCCTGCTCGTCGGGTGCGGCAACTCCG TTTTTGGTGAAAACATGGTTGATGATGGTTACCAAGATGTCGTCAACATTGATATATCGTCAGTGGTGATTGAACAAATGAAGAAGAAATACCATGACAAGCCTCAACTGAAAT ATACAAAGATGGATGTAAAGAACATGTCAGACTTTGAGTCTGGTTCATTTGATGCTGTTATCGACAAAG GAACACTAGATTCTCTTATG TGCGGCCAAAATTCACAAGAGCATGCGATGAAGATGCTAAGGGAGGTCAACAG AATTCTCAAGGATAATGGAATCTATATTATG ATCACTTATGGGGATCCAAGTTATCGATTGCATCTCCTGAAGGACCTGCAACTTTGGACGGTAAAGCTTCATGTTATAG CAGATAGGTGGGAGAGAAGTTCTAAACAGACGTGGGATCTGACGAAGCCATTGCCTTTACATGAGGATAGCACATCCATTATTGGCCTTCTGGGTCCAAAACCTGACGTTCACTATATTTATGTTTGTATAAAG GGCAATGACAGTCCGAGGGTAGGCTCGAAGGCTGTAGCCAATGAATCAGCCAACTGA